A DNA window from Onthophagus taurus isolate NC chromosome 1, IU_Otau_3.0, whole genome shotgun sequence contains the following coding sequences:
- the LOC111427080 gene encoding pancreatic triacylglycerol lipase-like isoform X1 has product MKIKMFKLTIITLFLLLGITFGDENVKFIYYSRSGAASVQLQTIDINTADIDAGKNVKIICHGAFTDSNADWYNPMINAYLDKGYQVIAIDWGKYAKNILQFVSKSDHVGNLVGEMIVNIHKTKGVDLSNVHLIGHSMGAHVSGYAARFVFSQTSSRVGRITSLDGASKTVILGKTALSPSDADFVDSIHTSFTDKYGSVSFFVNGAVDQPGCGSLEIDCGHNRAPTYYVESINSNGFVAAKCENWSTFTSGSCDGNEKVIMGAYTPSSSSGDYYLRTNSQSPFALG; this is encoded by the exons atgaaaataaaaatgttcaagTTAACTATCATTACTTTGTTCCTTTTATTGGGAATTACATTTGGCGATGAAAATGtgaagtttatttattattcccGATCGGGAGCAGCGTCCGTACAACTTCAAACCATCGATATTAACACCGCTGATATTGACGCtggaaaaaatgtaaaaattatttgtcaCGGTGCTTTTACAGACAGTAATGCAGATTGGTATAATCCGATGATCAATGCTTATTTGGATAAAGGATATCAAGTTATTGCCATTGATTGGGGGAAATATGCTAAAAATATATTGCAATTCGTTAGTAAATCTGATCATGTAGGAAACTTAGTTGGTGAAATGATTGTAAATATACACAAGACTAAAGGAGTTGACTTGAGTAACGTTCATTTGATTGGTCATTCTATGGGGGCTCATGTTTCCGGATATGCAg cacgttttgtttttagcCAAACTTCCTCACGTGTTGGCAGAATAACCTCTTTAGATGGTGCTTCAAAAACTGTTATTCTTGGAAAAACCGCTTTATCTCCATCAGATGCGGACTTTGTCGATTCTATCCATACAAGTTTTACCGATAAATACGGCTCGGTTTCTTTCTTCGTAAACGGTGCTGTAGATCAACCCGGATGCGGTTCTTTAGAAA ttgattgTGGTCATAATAGAGCTCCAACTTACTACGTTGAAAGTATAAACAGCAACGGATTCGTAGCTGCAAAATGCGAAAATTGGTCGACTTTTACATCCGGATCTTGCGATGGAAACGAAAAAGTTATTATGGGGGCTTATACTCCTTCCTCATCTTCTGGGGATTATTATTTACGTACCAACAGCCAGTCTCCATTTGctttgggttaa